The nucleotide sequence GTGGCCCTCGCGGCGCTGCTCGCCCCGGTGGTGGCCGGCCAGGTCGACGACCGCCCGGTGGACCCGCGCCGCTACGTGGAGCCGCCGCAGGTGGAATCGCTGGACGAGAACCCGCTGATCCGGATCTCCGGGTGGGCGCTGAACCCGGACCAGAAGCTGCTCGACGTGCGCACCGAGGGAGGCGCGGCGGGCGGAGTGCCGCCGCGGATCCGGCTGGCGGTGCTCAGCAACTACGACGGGGTGACCTGGCGGGTGGGCGCCACGTACCGCAACGCGGGGCGGATCCTGCCGGCCACCGAACCGGTGCCGGGCACCGCCACCGACCCGGTGCGCCAGAAGATCACCGTGGCCGACCTGACCGGGCGGCTGCTGCCCGCCGTGCCCACGGCGCGGGAGGTGACCGGCGCGCGGGTGGCGTACGACCCGGAGACCGGGACGCTCATCCGGCCGGAAGGGCTGGCGCCGGGACTGCGGTACGAGGTCACCTCGGCCCGGGAGCAGCCGGACCTGAACCTCGTCAGCACGGCGAACGTACCGGCCGGCGACGCCGTGGCCCGGGTGCTGCGTGTGGCCGACGGCGCGCCGGAGCAGATGCGCCGGCTGGCCAGCCAGCTCGCCGAAGAGAACGGCGCCCCGTGCGCCCGGGCCGCCGCGATCGCGGACTTCCTCGCCGAGCACTACCGGGTGACCGCCGACGCGCCGAGCGGGCACGCGTACCCGAACCTGGGGTTCTTCCTGTTCGGGCCGCGCAACGGCGGCGGGCAGCGCGGCACGTCCGAGCAGTTCGCGGCGTCGTTCGCGGTGCTGGGCCGGCTGGCCGGCCTGCCCACCCGGGTGGTGGTCGGTTTCGAGCCGAAGGCGGACGGGCCGGTCCGGGCGGCGGACGCGTACGCCTGGCCGGAGGTGCTGTTCGAGGGCGTCGGCTGGGTGCCGTTCGACCCGATGCCGCGCCCGGACGAGGAGCCGCGCCCCGTGGAGGAGGACTTCCGGCCGAAGCCGGAGGACCCGCCCCCGTCCGAGGTGCCGGCGCCGACCGTGGAACCCACGGCCACGCCGCCAGCGGAAGCCGGCGCCGACCGGCGCGGCGGCCAGGCCGGGCCGGGTACGCCGGTGCTGGTCGGCGGCGGTGTCGGGGCCCTGGTGCTGCTGGTCGGGGTGCTGCTGCTGGTCCTGGCCGTGCTGCGCCGCAACCTGAGCCGCGGCCGGTTGGGCCACGGTGATCCGGGCCGCCGGATCGCGGGCGCCTGGCGGGAGCTGACCGACGCGCTGCGGCTGGCCGGCCACCCGGCCGGCGCGGATCTGGCGGCGGCGGAGGTCGCCGACCATGCCCGCCGCACCCTCGACGAGGCTCAAGCGGCCGACGGCGGCCCGGCGGAGGCGACCAGGGACCGGCCGGGCGGGGCGGTCGACGAGCTGGCCGGGCTGCTCAACCAGGTGGGGTTCGCCCCGGGCAGCGTGACCACCGAGCAGGCGGAGCGGGCCGCGGCCCTGGCCGGGGGGTACGTGTCGGCCCTGCGCGACGCGCGCGCCCGGTGGCGGCGGCTGCTGTGGCGGGTGCACCCCGGTCCGCTGCGCTGGCGTCGCTGACCTCCGAGGGCTGGCGCGGACCACCGAGCCTCGTTCCGGGGCCGACGCGTCGTTTGAGCGGACGCGGATGTTGCACCGTTCTTCCGGGATCCGCGGTTACCTCCTGTGGCCGGCCGTCGTGGCGGCACCGACGCCTCCCCGCCCGGCCGGCCCGGGTCGGGTGTCGCGCCAGGAAATGTCCTGACCGGCGATGCAACCCCCAGCGCCCGACGGGGCGTGACTATCCCCGACAAAAGAATCGGAGGCTGGCATGGGTGACCGCGACGCGGCGTTCGCGGAGTACTTCGCGGCGAGATCGGATGCGATGCGTGGTACGGCGTACCTGCTCTGCGGCGACTGGCACCGGGCGGAGGATCTGGTCCAGAGCGCGTTCACGAAGCTCTATCTGGCCTGGAACAGGGTTTCCCGGCACGAGGTGCTCGACGCCTACGTACGGCAGATCCTGGTCCGGACCTTCCTGGACGAGCGGCGGCGCGGCTGGTGGCGACGGGAGCGGGTGGGCGGGGAGGGCGCGGAACGGCCGGCACCGCCGGAGTCCCCGGAGAACCGGCTGGTGCTGCTCCAGGCGCTCGCCGCGCTGGCGCCGCGCCAACGGGCGGTCCTGGTGCTCCGTTACTGGGAGGACCTGTCCGTCGAGGACACCGCCGCACTGCTTGGGTGCTCGGCCGGAACGGTGAAGAGCCAGGCCGCCCGGGGCCTGGAGAACCTGCGGGAGCTGGTGCAGCCCGCATACAGCGCGATCGAGAAGGGGGACCGATGAAGGGGGAAGAGCTGCGCGAGGCGCTGCGTCACGAGATGGCCGGCGTCGTACCACCGCCGCCGCTGGACGCAACGACCGCGCTCGGCGCGGCACGGCGTACCCGGGCGCGACGGCGTACCGGCTGGGCCTGCGCCGGGTCTGCGGCGGTGGTGCTGGCGGTCGCCGGCGTCGCGGCGGTCGGCACCACGGGGGCGGGCGTCCCGGGCACCGGCACCGCCGGTCCCGGCGGGTTGAGCCCGGCGGCGTCCGGGACGAAGCCCAGCCCGGCTCCGTCGGCGCCGGAGACCGCGTCGCCGTGGCCGACCGGCCCGGACGGCCGCCCGCAGGAGGACCGGACCGCGAGAGCGGGCAACCGGCACGACCAGGCGGTCCGGCTGCTCAACGAGTTGATCTCCGCGGTGCCGGCCGGATACGTCGTGCCGGAGAACCGGCCGAACCAGCCCGTGGACGACGACCCGCAGCGCAGCAGCCAGGCCGAGTTCGAGGACAGGGTGGAGGGCGTCGACGTGTGGCGCTACACATCCACCGCCACCGTGACCCAGGGAGACCGGACGGGGCGCGTACTCGTCGAGGTGTACACCCGCGGGAACACTCTGCCGACCGAGCCGTGTGCCCTGACCCGGCAGTTCTGGGGTATGCAGGGCGAGTGCCAGGTGGTGACCGTCGGAGAAGCGAAGGTCGGGGTGGTCGTCCGCCCCACCGTCGACCGGCGGTTCGAGCAGTGGTCGGCCTACCGACACCCGGACGGCGTGGTCACCTTCGTCGCGCAGACCCCGAACTTCGGCAGCCCTCAGCACGGACTGGCGAAACTGCCGTTCACCGTGCCGCAGCTCGCGGCCCTCGCCATGGACGATCGGTTCCACCTGCAGTGATCAGGCGTCGTGGCCCGGCCGACAACTTACCGGCCGGGCCCGGTCCGTCGCGGCCGCTCAGCTAACCGGCCCGGCGGCCCGCAGCTTGCGGACGAGTTTGCGCAGCCCGGCCTGCCAGCCGTCGGGGTCCTCGGCGCGGCGGCGCGCGTAGGCGGCCACCTCCGGGTGCGGCAGGATGAGGAACCGCTCCTCGGCCAGCCCCGCGATGGTGGCGTCGGCGACCTGGTCGGGGGTGAGCACCGCGCCGGACGCGGCGATCACCCGGGCGCCCAGGTGCCCTTCGGCCAGGCCCCCGGCGAGCATCGGGGTGTCGACGCCCTGTGGGCAGAGCGCGCTGACCCGGACGCCGACGTCCCGGTAGGTGATGGCCAGCCACTCGGCGAGGCCGACCGCCGCGTGCTTCGTCGCCGTGTACGGTGCGTCGCCCACGGCGGTCAGCACCCCCGCGGCCGAGCAGGTGAAGAGCAGGTAGCCCTGGCCGCGGCGGAGCATCGCCGGCAGCGCCGCCCGGGCGCTGTGCACGTGCCCGAGCACGTTGACCCGCCAGGCGCGGTCCCAGTCGGCGTCGGGCGCCTCCACTCCCCCGCCGGTGGCCACCCCGGCGTTGGCGCAGAACAGGTCGATCCTGCCGTAGCGGCGCTCGGTCTCGTCGACCAGCGCGCGTACCTGCGCCTCGTCGGTGACGTCGAGCCCGACGCCGTGCGCCACCGGGCCGATGCCCTCGGCCACCGCGCGGGCCGCCGGGGCGTCCAGGTCGGCCACGACGACGGCGGCGGCGCCCTCGGCGGCGAACCGCCGGCCCAGCGCCGCACCGATGCCGCCCGCCCCGCCGGTGATCACGGCCACCCGATCGGTCAGGTTCATCTCAGCCCGCCTCCCCGCCGGTCGCGCCGAGCCGCGGGAGCAGCCCCGCCCAGGCCGCCGCGCCGCCGGCGGTCAGCTCCGGTGTGGGCAGCACCGCCAGCACCGGCACGTCCACGCCGTGGTCGGCGTACCGGCGGGCCCGGGCGGCGCACTCCTCGGGCGGGCCGTGCAGGATCAGCGCGTCGACCACCTCGTCGGGCACCGCCGCCGAGGCGCCCCGCCGGTCGCCGGCCGCCCACGCCTCCCACATGGGACCGAGGCTGTCCTGCCGCCCCAGCCAGCGGTGGAAGGCCGCGTACGCCGGCACGGTGAGGTAGCCGGTGATCAGCCGGCGGCCCAGCGCCCGGGCGTAGGTGGCGTCCTCGGTGGGGCAGACGAAGATCCGGGCG is from Micromonospora terminaliae and encodes:
- a CDS encoding transglutaminaseTgpA domain-containing protein; the protein is MGRDPPVVTVTPLRPAAEAPAGPAGGGPGAVARVLRAVPVPLALIVMIALAGVVLGRVYADPLLTRLTAGAAVGSVLVSVAARRLPSWLVAPLSVTALAGWALLSLRLAAAHAAVPGGLGEVAADAARNAIPRLLTAMIPVQPAPDTVLVPVVAAWLAGLAAAEVALRAGRVLLGYLPPVLLYGGALYVVGPNAGPAVGPTVLFAAVAAVGLAVPGGRPGGPAGADPVAGLAPAVRAAVRLRLFAAGAAGVAVVVALAALLAPVVAGQVDDRPVDPRRYVEPPQVESLDENPLIRISGWALNPDQKLLDVRTEGGAAGGVPPRIRLAVLSNYDGVTWRVGATYRNAGRILPATEPVPGTATDPVRQKITVADLTGRLLPAVPTAREVTGARVAYDPETGTLIRPEGLAPGLRYEVTSAREQPDLNLVSTANVPAGDAVARVLRVADGAPEQMRRLASQLAEENGAPCARAAAIADFLAEHYRVTADAPSGHAYPNLGFFLFGPRNGGGQRGTSEQFAASFAVLGRLAGLPTRVVVGFEPKADGPVRAADAYAWPEVLFEGVGWVPFDPMPRPDEEPRPVEEDFRPKPEDPPPSEVPAPTVEPTATPPAEAGADRRGGQAGPGTPVLVGGGVGALVLLVGVLLLVLAVLRRNLSRGRLGHGDPGRRIAGAWRELTDALRLAGHPAGADLAAAEVADHARRTLDEAQAADGGPAEATRDRPGGAVDELAGLLNQVGFAPGSVTTEQAERAAALAGGYVSALRDARARWRRLLWRVHPGPLRWRR
- a CDS encoding SigE family RNA polymerase sigma factor codes for the protein MGDRDAAFAEYFAARSDAMRGTAYLLCGDWHRAEDLVQSAFTKLYLAWNRVSRHEVLDAYVRQILVRTFLDERRRGWWRRERVGGEGAERPAPPESPENRLVLLQALAALAPRQRAVLVLRYWEDLSVEDTAALLGCSAGTVKSQAARGLENLRELVQPAYSAIEKGDR
- a CDS encoding SDR family oxidoreductase translates to MNLTDRVAVITGGAGGIGAALGRRFAAEGAAAVVVADLDAPAARAVAEGIGPVAHGVGLDVTDEAQVRALVDETERRYGRIDLFCANAGVATGGGVEAPDADWDRAWRVNVLGHVHSARAALPAMLRRGQGYLLFTCSAAGVLTAVGDAPYTATKHAAVGLAEWLAITYRDVGVRVSALCPQGVDTPMLAGGLAEGHLGARVIAASGAVLTPDQVADATIAGLAEERFLILPHPEVAAYARRRAEDPDGWQAGLRKLVRKLRAAGPVS